The nucleotide sequence ctaatGCAAAACTATAAGCAAAAAGAGTCATTTTGGTAATGAGTGAGGGTAtgcataaacttttttttgacaagtgaGATATTCTTTTTCTGTCATCAAGATTTTAACATAACACTATAAATTAAGCTTTGACTGAAAAGTTAATTAGAGCTGACCACTTtcaatgttcttttttttttttgttaataggAGAAGCTCGGATCATATGCAGGTTCGTTGTACATATTTTTGCAAAACTCTGCCTACTAAAATCCTATAAATTTGTCTATATTCACTGTGCGTTGCTTGATTTTACAGGCCAATAGATATCCCAGAGGATAATGGgtgctctcttgatgtcagtaATGAAGAAAACCCCACCTTGAATATCGGTAGCTCTTTTTCTTTACCTATAAGCGTGATCGACACCGAAAAGGTTAAATTTTGTTGTATATTTGTTTTATACGGTGGAAAAGCTATATAATTTCTAACTTCTAAGCAATACGTAGCAGCTTGTAGCTGTTGATAATATTAAATGGAAGGATCAACTTAAAAAGATACAACAGAAATTGCCTGCTTCCATTGACTCGCCAGGCACAAACCAGTATAAACGAAAGCAGGTTGATGTGGTAAGTATTTTATTTGGAGGTAGATTGCTTCATTTTAAGTATGAGACTAATTTCTATGCACTGacaatgtaattttttgttaCATGCATCCGACCAaatatttgttataatttgattggatccatgtgtaattttttttacactgtCAGTGTATACAAATCAATCCTTTAAATATGAGTTGAATTCTCATTCCTCCCGTGGACATGGTATCATCAAAGTTTATTCCtggtagtttttttgtttttttatatattttttattatttagatTAGATTTGAAATGATAATCTGTCATCAAACGACGCCAAtttgtcttataaaaagggaaatgttaacaatatttgtctaaaaaaatgatattgattTGTTCAGTGTCTATAATTAGCGTGTCTGGTGCCTgtgtaaataattaatatacatTATGTTACATTCATGAATGAAAGCTACTTTCTTCTCTTGTAAACAAGGGTCTTGTGAAGAGTTGAAACATCTCAATTTAAGAGCAACGAAAGcaaatatatgtgtgtgtgtgtgtgtgtatatatattttgctaCATGTCATATGCCACGACATAAAATAAGTCacatttcccttcaaaaaaaaataaaaaaaataagtcacatttaattatttaataaattacttGAAGATTTCATCTACTTTAACTCAAGCGAGATAAAAATTATGAGAAATTGAACAGTTAAATTTTTCAAGGACCTTTTAAAAATCTTCATTAACCTTCGAAAATTGCATGATTTCATTATCACAAGTTAAGtctatattatttaatttaattctaattGAAGGATATATTATAAGTTGTAGTTTGCCTTTGTAAATTATTGTTTTGAGTGTCATGTAATGAAATATAGTGCCTTGGTGATTTTATCTGCTAGGTGGACTCAATCAGCGCCGACAAAAGAATGACAGTGAAACGTATTCATTGTGCTTTGAAGTACAAACTTCTAACTAATGACCAATGTCAAGAGCTTGATGTGAGGTATGCTGGCTATAGATATTTGTTCATAACTCTGTAAGACTATAACATGTATCTCCTTCACAAAACTATAACATGGAAAATACTGTGAAATTTTAACTTCCTGTTTTTCTACTTCTGATCAAGAATGTTTACTTTTGTATGTAATTGTTCAACAAATGATTTACTGTACAGGGTTGGTTCTACCTTTCCATCCTTAGCCATTGCATGTTATGACATCCATGACAATCGAGCACCTTTTAAACAAATTCCAGATGATGTGACTGTTGAACTTCAGGCAGCAAAAGACCTGTACTTCAAAGTGCATGGAGCAAAGACTCGTCTCTCATTTGATAAAATGACTTTAAAAATTATGGTATGCATAATGTTTACTTCTTCAGTcttattaattgaaaaataaataactattgtATTGTTTTGGAATGTTTAACACAGGATGCAATGATTACAAGTAGTGAACTGGACAAGATAAGGCCTAGCTATAGAACTACTTTAATTATTGCTTCAGAAAATGTTCCATTTTCAGTATCTTTTCCGTGTCGAGGTGATTTTGATTGATTTGTGTCTTTCATTCATCAGGAAATAAATTAGTTTTCAGTGTTGTTTATTCTTATGcttattatttgttttgtattCAGTTTCTCCTGGTTATCTCGAATATGCTAAACTGAAGCCTAATATAAGAGAAGACCAACTACTTCCGGGTTTCATTTTCAAGGAGTTAGCATTTGAGGTatctcaaaattaaatatattgatGTACATTTTGTCTTTATCTGATTCATTTGTTTTAGTTCATTCACTTATGGATGCTGTGACCTAAGAGTAACATTATATGGGAGGGCTGTGTTCATTCACTTATGGGTGCTGTGACCTAAAAGTAATACTATATGGGAAGGTTGTGTTTGGAAATTTAGTTCCAAATAAAATGTTTGACGAAGTTTAAAATTATAGATCAATGCTTCAGCTGCTGAATTCTACAAATGTTTCAAGATACAAAGAAAATGATTAGACAAGAGAAAGCCAAATATTTTAAATGGTATATGGATTAAATGGTGTTATTGGACAAGAGAAATTCCAGGGAAGATTCAATCAAATGTGTAGATGGTGATatgataaaaaacaaaacaaaactattGAATGGTATATGGATTAAATGGTGTTATTGGACAATTTGTTCTTTTGAATCAATCAACGGTTTCTGTCAGTATATGCTGCAATGCCGATCTTGTAGGTCAAAGCTTTGTGGCAATTTTCTTGTGGTGTTTTTCCCCTTCTAGAGTTCTAGTTTACATCGTTTTTTATCACACAAATGTTTACTTGgtgtttttaatatacatatgaTTGCTTGATTTGTTAGttaaatagtaataaaaaagaaaaggcaaGTGTGTGTAGGCATATccaaacatcaatttttttaagaaaaaaatctgaagttgTGTAGGTATAccatttatgaaattttgaatctCTAATACTTTTGTAAGTACATATTtccttttataaatttaaatttgattgctAAGTATTTCATTTTCACTCGCATTCTTCCTTTAATCATTATGTACTCATGGAAAACAATTTGGTTTGGTTGATCTTAATAAAATTGTtcctatgtttttttaattctttgtaTGGACAATTACATGCTAATATCTATGTAAAACTACAAACACACTCACAGCCACATATTTGTGTTTCTAACTTTGTCAAATTAAGTTTCTGTAACATTTGCATAACCCAATATTTctatttgacatatttgattgtatttttattatccAGATGTTTGATACATATAGAAACCATGTGTCTGAAGGCGTGgaggttaatatttttttggaaggatttgaaaggttaaataattgcagtACTGTATACAAGGTAATGTTTTCTTACAAACTCGAGTATACTGGGATAAATATTTCGCATTGATGGTTGTACTTGGACAAACATATATGTAGggaaatatatgtatatatcctCATATCAATATATGCATGAACTTTTGTTTCCCTGTTTTTTCCTCATGTGTTAAATGAAAATTCTGATCTACAGGTGgatgataaaggaaaaattgATCTTGGTGGTCAACTAAAGTTAACAGCAGGTTTTGGAGAAAATGGTAAGTTTCTTTTAAATATGATGTTACATATGCTTACAATTTGTTTGATTCATGGTCAACTAAATATACTCTCAACCTTAGCTACAGATCTAAATTTTCTGCCTATGTTACTTACCATTTTTCTCTTTAACTTCAAATTGTTACACAGTGATGTAGGTTAAATTTGTCAGAGGTTGTGGGCATGATGCCATGACTAGTTTATTATTTAACTTTACTTCATGGTTACAAATTGTAACATTGTTACATCTTTTCTCATCATCTAATCTGTTTGATTCATGGTGCAGCATCCATATCTGTTATGTTCGAAGGTGAACCAAAATTCAGGCAGGAGTTTTCACTTGCACGAAGAATCTTGCGAATCGCATCTGaggttatttttttaaaacaattggtAGAACTATTGtgtatttacttatattttaactGCTGTATTGTGTTCAATTTCAGGTGCCTGATTTTTGTGCCACTGGTGGTCAGCTGGAAaacattgaatttgaaattgtcaATGCTGATGGAGATGTAGATATGAAGATTCATAATGACGATCAAGAATGCCAGTTTCATATGCTTACAATTAAATCGGGCCTTTCTAATGCAGATGAATCTATACGGTACACTTTTAAGCATGGACGCTGTACAGTTCCATCTATTCGTGTTCCAGAAATTGAGGGGAGTTTTTGCTTTGAAGCTTCATATTCGCAGTATACAGAGCTATGTCTGATTCGAAAggttatattttctttttatctttaaCAAAGTTTTGGCAGTTTTGAATTATAATTGGTGAGATATGTCTGCAGGTTCAAGTAATTAAAATGTCCAATGTGAAAGATGTTGCACAACATCTATCCCCGGATAAGAATACTTTTCCCCTGAAGGAACTATCAACTCTTACTCATGACAATAATTTAATGATCTCTGTCCTAAATAGCGATGGCAAGGTATCAAATTTGAATTATGCTTTGCTCAAGTTTATtctcaaatataaatttaagcCATGACTGTGATTCGTTATGCTTCAAAATTCATGATATAAATTTAAGGCACAACTGTGTTTCGTCATGCTTCAAAATTCATGATAACAACAAACTTGTTAGGTGATAGCTTGAGATTGAATTTATGTTTTTCTGAAATGCCTTCTCACTTGAGATTGCGAAGGATGAAACTATGTTAGGtgattgatgttgattttagaaaattatttgtTCGTTGTTTATTATGTCTTTTCATTAAAGTTCAATTTTTTGCCTCCATTTGACTCTGTCTTAATGTGCTTCTACACAGAAATTTGACGACATTTGCCAACTTGGTCagaaaattaatgaatatgaagattatcttaaaaaatttaatgacCAAGAGGATGAGACTCAGAAAGAGCTGTTGATGTTGCAAGGTTCTCTTTCTCTCCCCCCGTCTCTAGTCTTTTTTTAACTGTTATTAATTAAAGATAGGACAAAAAGGTCCTGATATTGTTCATTGAATGGGAATTTTTTCATTTGATGTCATTCTGTCTTACGATGTTTTAGCAATTATCAAGTGAAGATTAAACAAAAAGTGTGCATTTATGAATGCAACTAGTTTTAGTCCGTTACCACATTATTATACTTAAGGAATggtgtgttttgttttttggagTATAATGGCGGCAATGAGGTTTTAACTTAGGACCCAAACCCTTCACCACTAGACCAATTCAAATGGCTTAAATAAcatgttttgttgtttgtgtATCTTTTCTATTTCACAGATAATGTTCAACATTATCAATTAGGCAATGCCGACTTGTTGTTTGCCACCACCAAAGAAGAAATgactacaaaaattaaaaacatggaAAACTCAGCAGCTTCTGTCCTATGTAGTCTCTCTGCACGTGAAAAGCAACAGAATCACTTCTTGGAAGATATAATTGGGGTCGTTGCCCTCCTTGGTTCTGTTCAGAGTCCTGAGCTTAGCAGGTTTGTCAAGTTTATCACCTTTTCCATCCCTGCCAaccaagaaagaaaacaaatactCTAAACAATCTTCAATCTTGCATTTCATTATCATTGGTAAAGGATAAAATTCTTGGTTCTATAGTGTGATTGTAGTTGTAGCCAATGTAATTATGATGATGTGGTGGTTGCAATGCACTTGCAATTATGCTGTTTGCACTGAACATAATATTCCATCATTAGTTAGCTCCACAAATGATATGTCCCCTGTATCACTCGCTCACCAACAATGAATCTTTCGAGGTCTATTTTGCTTTTGAACgagttcttaattttttttacagaatgTTAGCGGAATATCTTGGTGAAGATCAAATGCTAGGTGTTATTTGTAGATCTTTGGATACTGCAATTTCTCTTGAAAAGTATAAACAAAATGGAGAAATCGATTATGTGCATGCTTTGAATGCTGCTGAAGCAGCTAGTCTTGGAAAAGCTATAAGCAGACGTTTTCATGTTATGGGTTTTGAAGATATAAGGTAATGTGGAGTTTCAGGGGTCACCATGACtgtaattttgattataatatgaaatgaataagattaattttatagatgttttttttgaggaaaaactATGGGACAAGGCTTTATGACTAGGttcttttttgagaaaaaaaacatcatgcAAACAATGCTTCATTTGACAGGCCATACAGGGGGAACTTGCAAAATGACTCTCAGAGAAAGCTTGCATTGCCCGATCCAAAGTTATCAAATAGAACGCCAGAAGGCTTTATGGGTTATGCGGTTAATATGATTGAGCTGAACACCCATCACCTACAGGCAAGGACAGCATCGGGCCATGGGCTCCGCGAGACCGTTCTATTTAGCCTTTTCAAGAAGCTCCATGTTTACAAAACAAGCGAGAGTATGATGGCTGCTATTGAATGCATAGAGAATGGTGCTGTCTCATTAGATGGTGGCATTATAAGAGAAAATGGAACTCTTTCTCTTGGCTTTGGGTATCTATCCTTTTCTCTTTTCTGTCTGTGAGCATGTGATGACTTATAGGTTGTGCATATTTACTCTCAATTTTTATGCATCTCAATGAACTCGTGTGTTTGGGCAAACTTATTATCTCATGACATAAACAGATTACAGGATGTATGTATTTGAAAgagtataaaaaaatagtttatgatgtGTTACCACTGCACAAGAATTAATACACACACAGTGAATGAAAAATGACAGAATCAAAGACGTATATTAGAATGTACAATTTTGAAGGGGTAAATTTTAAGCTATTTTGTCTTCTGTGTTCCAACTGAACAGATAACCAGTTGTATTTTAGGCTCTAAATACTAATACAATAGGTTTTTATGGTTATTTTCGGGTATAGAAGggaagtgaagaaaaaaaaaggaataatttaattttgtaaagatatttaaatttttatttagatCTATTAAGAAATGGGCCTTTAAATGTCTGACTTTTTACATTTTATGATAGTTCTGCATTTCTTTGATTATGTTTTATATTCGTATTTGTATTATGTATAGGTTTTGAGTATAAATATCCATCTAACTATTCTGTTTTCTAGGAATCCTTACATATATTTTCCTTGTGGGAACAAGATGGATATTCCTCCAGAAGCTACGCAAATGTTGAATCAGattgaaaaaaagaaagcaTTACTACTGAAGATTGAAAAAGGTAGAAAAACAGTATCTAAACATCTGAAGAAGTCTCGAGAAAAGTTCAAGAAAAAAGAGTTGAGATATAAAAAACATATAGATACAACAATGAAGTCTTTTGCCGAGGCATTGAAACAAAATCCAGAGATTGGGACACCTATGCTAGACTTAGGAGATTGATGTGTTTTGTTTTCTATGCTTTTGTTCATTGAGCTTAGAGCTTTGGATAGTGTGCTTTTATGTGGAAAAAGTGGAGTTTTCGGGGGGCCTGTGGCCGGCGTTCAATGACTTGAGAGGAATATAACAGGTTTTGGTTACTGCTATAGGTTAACAGATATTGATTGTCTAAAATGCTGTCGATTAAACTTTTAATCTCCCTGATTTGGTTGGATTTATACTCAATTTACTTTTATTACAAATATGTTGAAGTTGATGTCTCTCACATTGCCTGAAACGGTATCGGTTAGACTCTTAATCTCACTAATTTGATGAGTTTCATGGTCAATTTGCTATTAAATAATCCAATTGGATTGGTCTGATAGTGTTGTTCTTACCatgtctcaggttcgatttttTTCGATATCAATTTTGATGAGCTAGTttaagttattaaaaaaaatctattaattATATTAACAGCTCTTTCTGAGTCTCATCCTTTGGTACACGAAATATACTCACTCTATTCTAAAATAAGCGTCATTTCACACATGAAATAAGCGGATCGAGAATGGAAGATAAAACGGTGTTGTAATGGGATATGTGAGAGACACGTTGGGAGAGCATGCAATAGAATTCGTTGATAGCAGCAGCAAGGAGCTTGATTGTGAAAGGAGAACAAtattaaggctttgtttgtgagtttggaggggaagggagagaAAAATTTgggaaaaaactaaaaaattgtattggagcaGAGTTTTGaattgtttatatgaattcttcaaatttaatatatattgttatatttttttttttaaattaaaaatatagtaatcatatgcattaatttatcattctctaaacaaactactcttttaatttttttaaaagatttcttCATTTTCCCTCATATTTTCCACCCCTCAAAGTCTTTCCTTCATCTTCCcttcaaactcgcaaacaaagtctAAGAGGATTTCAACATGAGCAAGGCAAGAATGTATGAACGAAGA is from Medicago truncatula cultivar Jemalong A17 chromosome 1, MtrunA17r5.0-ANR, whole genome shotgun sequence and encodes:
- the LOC11434186 gene encoding structural maintenance of chromosomes flexible hinge domain-containing protein GMI1 isoform X1, which produces MEGGMIKPPLKKRQVMMMTTNNAVKDIRVLQRIRRFKVLLPNGTIVELKVRIPNEDEMRFEEFIHLVRIRYLKIRKNSESMKKKSEINWNCDDLYLEDANDNKIKDVVDFGNFVPKKCHILRLKVNGIGEFPEWFENMWDLTPDIDLLMELPEDYNFEAAITDLIDNALQAVWFNGKDNRKLIGVNVSNKKITIFDSGSGMDDSDENSIVKWGKMGASLHRQSKSQAIGGKPPYLMPCFGMFGYGGPIASMHLGRYTRVSSKTKHVKNVYELWLHREALLNNKSNSEGTWKTTGGIRAPQNGEVKSSKGSFTKVDIYKPKVKDVDIKKLQCHLKDIYFPYIQNDDLSDKGRTITPIEFQINCVNLAEIQGGEVATTNLHSCNGPEFVLQIQMSYNQDHGSRESKEANAHLRFVYFPFTKGKESIERVLETLKDDGHIIKENFQNFSRVSVRRLGRLLPDARWAFLPFMDLRNKRVTSNTASILKRCSLRVKCYVETDAGFKPTQSKTDLAHQNPFTIALKNLGCKISDKETADVSVKISTATKILTPSQIEQEYHEWILEMHRKYDDEADAGEDKPVIVVNPANKEALGISEDVIRVHRVLKRKEKSWCHGQKIKVLRGACSGFHYSDVYATIEYFLLEGFEGDLGGEARIICRPIDIPEDNGCSLDVSNEENPTLNIGSSFSLPISVIDTEKLVAVDNIKWKDQLKKIQQKLPASIDSPGTNQYKRKQVDVVDSISADKRMTVKRIHCALKYKLLTNDQCQELDVRVGSTFPSLAIACYDIHDNRAPFKQIPDDVTVELQAAKDLYFKVHGAKTRLSFDKMTLKIMDAMITSSELDKIRPSYRTTLIIASENVPFSVSFPCRVSPGYLEYAKLKPNIREDQLLPGFIFKELAFEMFDTYRNHVSEGVEVNIFLEGFERLNNCSTVYKVDDKGKIDLGGQLKLTAGFGENASISVMFEGEPKFRQEFSLARRILRIASEVPDFCATGGQLENIEFEIVNADGDVDMKIHNDDQECQFHMLTIKSGLSNADESIRYTFKHGRCTVPSIRVPEIEGSFCFEASYSQYTELCLIRKVQVIKMSNVKDVAQHLSPDKNTFPLKELSTLTHDNNLMISVLNSDGKKFDDICQLGQKINEYEDYLKKFNDQEDETQKELLMLQDNVQHYQLGNADLLFATTKEEMTTKIKNMENSAASVLCSLSAREKQQNHFLEDIIGVVALLGSVQSPELSRMLAEYLGEDQMLGVICRSLDTAISLEKYKQNGEIDYVHALNAAEAASLGKAISRRFHVMGFEDIRPYRGNLQNDSQRKLALPDPKLSNRTPEGFMGYAVNMIELNTHHLQARTASGHGLRETVLFSLFKKLHVYKTSESMMAAIECIENGAVSLDGGIIRENGTLSLGFGNPYIYFPCGNKMDIPPEATQMLNQIEKKKALLLKIEKGRKTVSKHLKKSREKFKKKELRYKKHIDTTMKSFAEALKQNPEIGTPMLDLGD
- the LOC11434186 gene encoding structural maintenance of chromosomes flexible hinge domain-containing protein GMI1 isoform X2, which codes for MEGGMIKPPLKKRQVMMMTTNNAVKDIRVLQRIRRFKVLLPNGTIVELKVRIPNEDEMRFEEFIHLVRIRYLKIRKNSESMKKKSEINWNCDDLYLEDANDNKIKDVVDFGNFVPKKCHILRLKVNGIGEFPEWFENMWDLTPDIDLLMELPEDYNFEAAITDLIDNALQAVWFNGKDNRKLIGVNVSNKKITIFDSGSGMDDSDENSIVKWGKMGASLHRQSKSQAIGGKPPYLMPCFGMFGYGGPIASMHLGRYTRVSSKTKHVKNVYELWLHREALLNNKSNSEGTWKTTGGIRAPQNGEVKSSKGSFTKVDIYKPKVKDVDIKKLQCHLKDIYFPYIQNDDLSDKGRTITPIEFQINCVNLAEIQGGEVATTNLHSCNGPEFVLQIQMSYNQDHGSRESKEANAHLRFVYFPFTKGKESIERVLETLKDDGHIIKENFQNFSRVSVRRLGRLLPDARWAFLPFMDLRNKRVTSNTASILKRCSLRVKCYVETDAGFKPTQSKTDLAHQNPFTIALKNLGCKISDKETDVSVKISTATKILTPSQIEQEYHEWILEMHRKYDDEADAGEDKPVIVVNPANKEALGISEDVIRVHRVLKRKEKSWCHGQKIKVLRGACSGFHYSDVYATIEYFLLEGFEGDLGGEARIICRPIDIPEDNGCSLDVSNEENPTLNIGSSFSLPISVIDTEKLVAVDNIKWKDQLKKIQQKLPASIDSPGTNQYKRKQVDVVDSISADKRMTVKRIHCALKYKLLTNDQCQELDVRVGSTFPSLAIACYDIHDNRAPFKQIPDDVTVELQAAKDLYFKVHGAKTRLSFDKMTLKIMDAMITSSELDKIRPSYRTTLIIASENVPFSVSFPCRVSPGYLEYAKLKPNIREDQLLPGFIFKELAFEMFDTYRNHVSEGVEVNIFLEGFERLNNCSTVYKVDDKGKIDLGGQLKLTAGFGENASISVMFEGEPKFRQEFSLARRILRIASEVPDFCATGGQLENIEFEIVNADGDVDMKIHNDDQECQFHMLTIKSGLSNADESIRYTFKHGRCTVPSIRVPEIEGSFCFEASYSQYTELCLIRKVQVIKMSNVKDVAQHLSPDKNTFPLKELSTLTHDNNLMISVLNSDGKKFDDICQLGQKINEYEDYLKKFNDQEDETQKELLMLQDNVQHYQLGNADLLFATTKEEMTTKIKNMENSAASVLCSLSAREKQQNHFLEDIIGVVALLGSVQSPELSRMLAEYLGEDQMLGVICRSLDTAISLEKYKQNGEIDYVHALNAAEAASLGKAISRRFHVMGFEDIRPYRGNLQNDSQRKLALPDPKLSNRTPEGFMGYAVNMIELNTHHLQARTASGHGLRETVLFSLFKKLHVYKTSESMMAAIECIENGAVSLDGGIIRENGTLSLGFGNPYIYFPCGNKMDIPPEATQMLNQIEKKKALLLKIEKGRKTVSKHLKKSREKFKKKELRYKKHIDTTMKSFAEALKQNPEIGTPMLDLGD